One stretch of Phycisphaerae bacterium DNA includes these proteins:
- the rplE gene encoding 50S ribosomal protein L5, with the protein MARLLDKYKQEIMPAFFESLKTRNPMAVPRLTKIVVSMGVGKATQEKKRIEVAAKDLATITGQKAQVCKARKSVSNFKLREENPIGVKVTLRGTRMYEFLDRLINIAIPRIRDFRGLNPQGFDGRGNYSMGVSEQTIFPEIDVTAVEFPQGMNITLVTTARDDRQSRELLRMMGMPFRTDAHAKD; encoded by the coding sequence ATGGCTCGCTTGTTGGACAAGTACAAACAGGAAATCATGCCGGCCTTCTTCGAATCGTTGAAGACTCGCAATCCCATGGCCGTTCCGCGGCTGACCAAGATCGTGGTGTCCATGGGGGTGGGCAAGGCGACGCAGGAGAAGAAGCGGATCGAGGTGGCGGCCAAGGATCTGGCCACCATCACCGGGCAGAAGGCCCAGGTCTGCAAGGCCCGCAAGAGCGTGTCGAACTTCAAGCTTCGCGAAGAGAACCCGATTGGGGTGAAAGTGACGCTGCGGGGTACGCGGATGTACGAGTTTCTGGATCGGCTGATCAACATTGCCATTCCGCGTATCCGCGACTTTCGGGGCCTCAATCCCCAGGGTTTCGACGGGCGGGGCAACTACTCGATGGGGGTGAGCGAGCAGACGATCTTTCCTGAGATCGACGTGACCGCGGTCGAGTTTCCCCAGGGGATGAACATCACCCTGGTGACCACGGCCCGGGATGATCGGCAGAGCCGCGAGTTGCTGCGGATGATGGGCATGCCGTTCCGGACGGATGCCCACGCGAAGGATTGA
- the rpsH gene encoding 30S ribosomal protein S8, translating to MWSDPIADMLTRIRNAVRVRSREVKVPLSNVKASIAEVLKQEGYILGYDRIEDAHQGVLRIQLKYGPLGEPVLNEIKRVSKNGCRDYRGVDDLPRVLNGMGIGVVSTSQGMLSDRQCRERGIGGELVCIVS from the coding sequence ATGTGGAGCGACCCGATTGCTGACATGCTGACCCGGATTCGCAATGCCGTTCGGGTGCGATCCCGCGAGGTCAAGGTGCCCTTGTCGAACGTCAAGGCCAGTATCGCCGAGGTTCTCAAGCAGGAGGGTTACATCCTCGGGTACGACCGGATCGAGGATGCCCACCAGGGTGTGCTCAGGATTCAGTTGAAGTACGGTCCGCTGGGCGAACCGGTCTTGAATGAGATCAAGCGGGTCTCCAAGAATGGTTGCCGGGACTATCGCGGGGTGGATGATCTCCCCCGGGTGCTCAATGGGATGGGGATCGGTGTGGTGTCCACGAGTCAGGGCATGTTGAGTGATCGGCAGTGCCGGGAACGTGGAATCGGTGGTGAGTTGGTCTGTATCGTGAGCTGA
- a CDS encoding type Z 30S ribosomal protein S14 translates to MATTAWMYKANQPPKFKCRSVRRCQVCGRSHAVYRKFRLCRVCFRNMANQGLIPGVKKASW, encoded by the coding sequence ATGGCGACAACAGCGTGGATGTACAAGGCGAACCAGCCCCCGAAGTTCAAGTGCCGCTCGGTGAGGCGATGCCAGGTTTGCGGGCGGTCGCACGCGGTGTACCGCAAGTTTCGGCTGTGCCGGGTGTGTTTCCGGAACATGGCCAATCAGGGCCTGATCCCGGGCGTGAAGAAAGCGAGTTGGTGA
- the rplN gene encoding 50S ribosomal protein L14, with protein sequence MIQLQTVVDVADNTGAKLAMVIRVLGGSTGRVGKPRRKTAGVGDIVILAVKKALANSDFMKPGNHKARVVRGVVVRTNHPTRRPDGSYVRFDRNAVVLVDDKNEPKGTRIFGAVARELREKGYMKIVSLADEVV encoded by the coding sequence ATGATTCAGCTTCAAACGGTAGTGGATGTGGCGGACAACACGGGTGCCAAGCTGGCCATGGTGATTCGCGTCCTGGGCGGCAGTACTGGTCGGGTGGGCAAACCCCGACGGAAGACGGCGGGGGTGGGTGACATCGTGATCCTGGCGGTCAAGAAAGCTCTGGCCAACAGCGATTTCATGAAGCCCGGCAACCACAAGGCCCGCGTGGTTCGCGGCGTGGTGGTGCGGACCAACCATCCGACCCGGCGTCCGGACGGCAGCTATGTCCGCTTTGATCGCAACGCCGTGGTGCTGGTGGACGACAAGAACGAGCCCAAGGGGACGCGGATCTTTGGGGCGGTGGCGCGCGAGCTTCGCGAGAAGGGGTACATGAAGATCGTGTCGCTGGCGGACGAGGTGGTTTGA
- a CDS encoding 50S ribosomal protein L24, translated as MAFHIRKDDLVEVIAGDHKGERGKVLRVNPKRGLVIVQGVNMVFRHVRPSRRNPQGGRLQKEAPMHISNVLPVDEKGAKGGRGARVRFEVERGDKGKVLAKHRVSVSGTRLSTLTRRKTES; from the coding sequence ATGGCGTTTCACATTCGAAAAGACGATCTGGTGGAAGTGATTGCCGGCGATCACAAAGGGGAGCGCGGCAAGGTGCTTCGGGTCAACCCCAAGCGCGGCCTGGTCATAGTCCAGGGCGTGAACATGGTGTTCCGGCACGTGCGTCCGAGCCGCCGCAACCCGCAGGGTGGCCGGCTCCAGAAGGAAGCCCCGATGCACATTTCGAATGTGCTGCCGGTGGACGAGAAGGGGGCCAAGGGTGGGCGCGGGGCCCGGGTCCGCTTTGAGGTGGAGCGCGGCGACAAGGGGAAGGTTCTGGCCAAGCATCGGGTGTCGGTGAGTGGGACGCGGCTGAGTACGCTGACTCGCAGGAAGACGGAAAGCTAA
- the rplF gene encoding 50S ribosomal protein L6, producing MSRIGKKPVPVPAGVKVEVAGRTVKTSGPKGNLAWECPSGVSIEFDSKAAEIRVGREQDTAQGRALHGLTRALIANMVLGVQSGYRKALEIYGTGYGCKLQGGKLLLNCGYMGRGVDAAGKPKDAQFSLEIPAGVKVTVEVAAARGDNEPAKLSIEGPDKQVVGQFAAEIRKIRPPEPYKGKGIRYVGEHVRRKQGKAFAGSGG from the coding sequence ATGTCTCGTATCGGCAAGAAACCAGTTCCGGTGCCCGCGGGCGTGAAGGTCGAGGTTGCCGGCCGGACGGTGAAGACGTCCGGGCCGAAGGGTAACCTGGCCTGGGAATGCCCGTCCGGGGTCAGCATTGAGTTCGACAGCAAGGCGGCTGAGATTCGCGTGGGCCGGGAGCAGGATACGGCTCAGGGTCGGGCCCTTCATGGACTGACGCGGGCGCTCATCGCGAACATGGTTCTCGGGGTTCAGAGCGGGTACCGCAAGGCTTTGGAGATCTACGGCACTGGTTACGGCTGCAAGCTTCAGGGCGGCAAGCTGCTGTTGAACTGCGGTTACATGGGACGGGGTGTGGATGCGGCGGGCAAGCCGAAGGACGCGCAATTCTCACTGGAGATCCCCGCTGGGGTCAAAGTCACTGTGGAGGTTGCTGCCGCCCGTGGCGACAATGAGCCGGCCAAACTCTCGATTGAGGGGCCGGACAAGCAGGTGGTCGGTCAATTCGCGGCCGAGATCCGTAAGATCCGCCCACCGGAGCCCTACAAGGGCAAAGGAATCCGTTACGTCGGCGAGCACGTCCGGCGCAAGCAGGGCAAGGCGTTTGCGGGCAGCGGTGGTTGA